Part of the Nicotiana sylvestris chromosome 2, ASM39365v2, whole genome shotgun sequence genome, GAATAAGATTATCAGCCTATACAAAAGTAGAATGCTACATAATTAGATTAATTGTTGCACTATGCTAGAGTATGATACATTAAATGAGAACAAAACTATTTACTTGATAAGTAGTGTAAATTTCTTCATGTTCTCCTTGTTGCTAATTCAATTCATAAACTCTCCTGTGTAAGTTTTCTCACGGATAAAGGAGGTTGCGACAGATTGACAACCAGCGTAAAACTAGTTAATTTATAATAATCCCTCACAATACATAATTGTTGTTGTAGCTAATTTAATTCATAGAAAGCCAATTTCATTACAAGCCATCTCCACAGTGCACCTTCTTGTTCTTGTTTACATGATGTAGCCATCCAAATCCTCTAAATGCCTTAGAAATCTTGACAAAATTAGGCTTTCCCATGCCCAAATTCATCTTTCCAGCTGAAAACTTTAATGCCTGTAAACAACACAACTGttcatccatttcttcttcaaccTCATCATATTGTTTTTTATATCCCTTcaattctcctttctttttcaaactattttccctttttcCCTTGTTCTTTTTGGTGTCCATTTCATGTGATTCCCACAATAAATCCATTCCTTCACTATTGCTATAACTAGCATTGTGTCTTTCCTCAAAAAGTTTGCATGCTAATGTCCTTTTCCACTCTTTTTCTTTCCTCATTGATCCATAACTAATTCCCACATTATCAAGATTTTCACTAAGTCCCTTAGAATGGACATTTTTCACTAGTACCTCCTCCTTTtgtttttcaatatttttttcaactttttTCACTTCCACATTCTGACTCCAAGTTGTGTTTTCAAACTCATCTACTTCTCCGAAGAAATTTTCCAATGTCTTCTCCTCTATGACATGCTTAGTACTCTCCATTTCAGCTGAATTTTCTTCTAAAGACTCATCTTTGTCATGACATGAAGAATCAAGAAAAGGGGTGGTTTCACTTTCCTCAGCTGATATATAGTCCAAAAATTCAACAGAGTTTTCTTTAACATCAATTGTCGACGAGCCAAACACGATCTTGTAAGCTTCACATTCCTCCAACTTGTCAGTTTCATCATCTCTTTGTGATTTTAATCCTGATTCAAAGAACTTTGTGGAAGTAGAGTTGTTGTGAAGGATGAGAGTTGGAGAGATAGTAAGAAGGGCAAGAAGCAAAAGGGTAGTTGTAATGAAGAGAGGAGAGAGGAAAGAGAGGAGTTTAATAAGGTAAGGTGAGAAGAAAATGAAGTATAAGAAGTAGAGAGGGTgagagaaaatgaaagaaaagaagtggaaaaagtatgacatgaaaagactCAAAATTTGAGGCCTAGTTGAAGTAGTACAACTTCTTGGCAAGCACAACTTAGACATTTTTCTTAATATCTAGTAGTTCAGTATTCGTTGATGTTGTTGTTTGCGTACttgtcgttttgagaattaacgACTAGATTCTGTTGATTCACCATCCATTTGTCCTTAAACTATAAGAGGTTGAAAAAGAACTTGATTGCGAACACTCTTCTTTTGT contains:
- the LOC104218086 gene encoding uncharacterized protein; translated protein: MSKLCLPRSCTTSTRPQILSLFMSYFFHFFSFIFSHPLYFLYFIFFSPYLIKLLSFLSPLFITTTLLLLALLTISPTLILHNNSTSTKFFESGLKSQRDDETDKLEECEAYKIVFGSSTIDVKENSVEFLDYISAEESETTPFLDSSCHDKDESLEENSAEMESTKHVIEEKTLENFFGEVDEFENTTWSQNVEVKKVEKNIEKQKEEVLVKNVHSKGLSENLDNVGISYGSMRKEKEWKRTLACKLFEERHNASYSNSEGMDLLWESHEMDTKKNKGKRENSLKKKGELKGYKKQYDEVEEEMDEQLCCLQALKFSAGKMNLGMGKPNFVKISKAFRGFGWLHHVNKNKKVHCGDGL